TTGGTTATGGGGTGATTGGAATGTCTCGAGGAGATTTTCTCTCATTCTTCTTTTGGGTAGGGACTCGATCGTTGAGGATTTGGAAAAGTGCATTTGGAGCTGCGATGGGCTTCTGATCAATGATGATGGCATGTTCGTGCTGAATCTATAAATCAGCGGAAGCCCGATCGGCGAGGTCATCTGTAATAGGTATTGTACTGTTCAGTTGGAGTTTGATTAGCATTTGggcttcttttccttttgtaatTTAACTTTGATTTTACTGCAGTCTCTATGAAATCCCACCACCTTATTGGAATCAAAACGCCCGCACTCTTGTGCATTGTTCTAATTTTGTTCATAGGTGACACGAATTCGAACACTATCAGGCCTTCCTGGTTCAGTAAGGTTGGTATGAGAGGCTATTATCTACATttaactttcttcttttatggGGCCATCTTCAGTGTTTAGTCgttgtctttccttttttccgATCTTATTCCTCTACTGCTGTTGTCTCTGTCAGTGTTCGTGACTTCGTTCTATGATTCTCAACGGGGAATGATAGATTTCAGACATCGTGTATAATCCAAAGAGAGTATTCAAAATCATTGAAAAGTTATCCTTTTTCAACCTCATctgctgatttttcttttcttagttgCAGGGGCATGGATCTCTTTTTGCAGTAGGCCATGAACTTGGGGACAGGAGTGTCCTCTGCGGCATCGATTGCCGTAATGAGTTCGTGATAAGCTGTTTCTTGGAAAAATATGGAAAGCTACCTGATTATGGTTTTCATGGACAACTAGCCAAGGAATTGTGCGATATTTCAAATGGTGAATGGCAGATTGGCATAAAGCCAACCTTCAAATTAACAGAGTTTCAGCGGTTTCTAGTGGGCGAGGGTTCTCATCGGCAGTCGGTTTCTTCTATAAAATATCAGATCCAACCAAACCTAGTTACTGACCATCCTGGACAGCCATGTGAACTAGTGCTTGTTGAAAGATTAGGACCGGGAGTCTTTGCAGATCCTTTCGAGCTACAGAGGCTTGTTCAACGTGGTGGTGAGATAGAATTTCATCTGATTTTTCAGAATTTATACCACCTAAACTTGTTCCTAACAGAAAGTTTTTATGACAGTGTTTATGGATGCTGCTGTTTTTGGAGATACTAATCTTGAACTGCCATCTGCTCTTTCCAACCAGTCTGTTGTGGAGGTTCGTGTTAAGATTAACCATGTCTCAGATAGCAACAGCAGGGAGCATGGAACAACTGTAACACTACCGCTGCATGCACGATATCCCGTACGTTTTATTAACTTTGCTGCAGTGTCACATTCATGTTAAAGATGCATTTTAGTAACTGATGATTTGGCTTTAAACTGGCAAATTGATTGCAGCCCCTCGGTGAAGGCAGTTTTTCAACTGTTGAAATTGGTTCACCAGATATGATGATAAGATGCAAACACCA
Above is a window of Nymphaea colorata isolate Beijing-Zhang1983 chromosome 8, ASM883128v2, whole genome shotgun sequence DNA encoding:
- the LOC116258423 gene encoding uncharacterized protein LOC116258423 isoform X2; amino-acid sequence: MKSHHLIGIKTPALLCIVLILFIGDTNSNTIRPSWFSKGHGSLFAVGHELGDRSVLCGIDCRNEFVISCFLEKYGKLPDYGFHGQLAKELCDISNGEWQIGIKPTFKLTEFQRFLVGEGSHRQSVSSIKYQIQPNLVTDHPGQPCELVLVERLGPGVFADPFELQRLVQRGVFMDAAVFGDTNLELPSALSNQSVVEVRVKINHVSDSNSREHGTTVTLPLHARYPPLGEGSFSTVEIGSPDMMIRCKHQVASYSWALYSLDSKSGEDILLWMVPRGKESHASFVSVVTAGSALLSAFVIVLASVYSLQMREKS
- the LOC116258423 gene encoding uncharacterized protein LOC116258423 isoform X1 produces the protein MKSHHLIGIKTPALLCIVLILFIGDTNSNTIRPSWFSKLQGHGSLFAVGHELGDRSVLCGIDCRNEFVISCFLEKYGKLPDYGFHGQLAKELCDISNGEWQIGIKPTFKLTEFQRFLVGEGSHRQSVSSIKYQIQPNLVTDHPGQPCELVLVERLGPGVFADPFELQRLVQRGVFMDAAVFGDTNLELPSALSNQSVVEVRVKINHVSDSNSREHGTTVTLPLHARYPPLGEGSFSTVEIGSPDMMIRCKHQVASYSWALYSLDSKSGEDILLWMVPRGKESHASFVSVVTAGSALLSAFVIVLASVYSLQMREKS